The genomic stretch CCTCGACTCCCACCACTGGCTGATCTTGCATGGCCGCTATGTGTGCCTGGCGCGTAAGCCCCGGTGTGGCAGTTGCAGGATCGAAGACCTGTGCGAATTCAAGCAAAAAACCTCCGACGATTGAGGCGCTATTGGTTTTATTGATTTATCGATTGAAAAAATCTTTTTTACCCGCCAGGAGATTGTCGATATAAGGGGCGCCAATGGCTCTCTTAGCCTGGAGTTAACCTGATGAGTACTGGCAAAGAACAACTGGACGTAGAAGACGACTTCGCCCCTGTTGAGAGCGATGATGCAGAACCTATGGTGGAGGTCGCCAAGACCAACCTGAACAAGCGCCGCACCATCGATAATCTCCTGGAGGAGCGACGTCTGCAAAAGCAGTTGGCCGATTACGACTTTGACCTCTGACCGCTGAAAGCCTCCCTCCGTGGAGGCTTTTGTCATTTAGCGATCCGTGCCCCAAAAAGTACTTCGGTGACGAAGTGCCGGGCTAGCCGTCTTGTACCCTCGCACCTCAGACCAGCCCATTTCGCTGGGCCAGTTCAATCAGATCGACAAGCGAGCGAGCGTTCAGCTTGAGCAGAAGCCGAGTCTTGTAAGTACTGACGGTTTTATTACTGAGAAACATGCCATCGGCTATTTCCTTGTTGGTCTTGCCCCGGGCCAACTGTTGCAACACCATCATCTCTCTTCCGGACAAGCGCTCTACCATATCCGACTCACTGGTATTACCCAGCGACGAGCGGACCGAGTGCAATGCCTGGTTCGGAAAATAGCTGTACCCAGACAATACCGCCTTGATAGCGCTGAGTAGCTCGGTGAGCTCCTGCTGTTTGCAGACATATCCAATTGCCCCCGCCTGCATGCAGCGCATCGAAAAATGCCCGGGCGTCTGTGAAGTCAGGACCAGTACTTTCACGGAAAAGCTCATCGAATTCAAACGCGCAATGACTTCCAGACCATCCAGCTTGGGAATGCCTATATCCAGTATGACGATATCCGGCATGTGTTCACGGGCAAGTTGCAATGCATCCACGCCATTGTCCGTTTCAGCAATAACTTCGTAGCCATGACGCTCCATTAGCATGCGTACAGCAAGTCGAATGACGGGGTGATCATCCACGATCAGCACTTTATTCATGGGCAAGTCCAATTTTCGCTGTTCGAATTTTTAGAGTCAGCACAATAGCCTAGTCGTTTCGACCTGGGGATCCCGCCCAAGGCAAGCACCCCCTGCGAGAGACAATCCCTACAAACATCAAGGATTATTCCCACAGGAAATCACAAAAAACAATGTCGCTTAAAGTTTAAGACCCCCATCCCCCCTGCACCAATAACGAATTTTCGCCCATGACAAGGTGTGAAGATCAAACTAAAATTTAGGATGCAACTGCGTCTTCCTTCGCTAAACTTCACCCCAACAACAATGAGTCGAGCCTAGCGAACAGCACTTGAAGAACCTTTAATCTTGAACGGAACTCCGCCACTCCATATAAAATCCAGCTAACACTCAAACTAACCAACACCCAAAAAAATATCTAGAAACAATCCTGACAACCGAGAAACCAATTAAGTTTTATCGTAACAAGTTCCCCCTCATAGAGATTATGGCACCACGCAGGCTGGTTGCCCCTTAACATTGCCATCAAAGGTCATTCAAATATCAAGCGAGTAGCCAAAATGAACGTACTTCAGAAAAAAATCGCCAACCCCATGACAATCATTGCGATCTTCGCAGCACTGTCCGAAACTTCCGCCGCGGTGTCATTGCCCTTCCTCGATGATGAGAACCGGGAAGTATATATATGGTTTTTAATCAGTTTCCCCTTCTACCTGCTATTCCTATTTTTCATCACCCTCAACTTCAACTACAAATCCCTGTATGCACCTTCGGACTTCCAGAAGAGCAAGCAGTTTTTGAAGGTGATCGATGACGCCACCCGAGGCGAGAAAAAATCCGCTTCTGCCACGGCCCAAGCAAGCAAGGTCAACCCCGCACGCCCAGACCCGCGCAAGAGCCCTGGGGCGGTCAAAACCAAGCCCGACTACTTGCTTCCCAGCACGCAGGACCCGCCACCTGGCATCACCTTCTACACCCACCTGCGCCCTCAACAGCAGTTATCCATGCCCGCTTCGGTGCAATACATACGTATCGTCGATGCCCGGTGGATCCGCAAGAAAAAGGACACCTGTCAGTTGATGGAGAAACTCGACCAACCCCGGCCAAGCCAACCGAGACTGACAATGCTGCTGACTTGTCAGGAGTCGGAGCCAGTGATCAATGAAAAGTTGAAGAAGTCTGATGTAAAAGCACTCAATGCTCAGGATTCCGTGTGCCTGTTCTATAACGTGAGCACGCAGGCAATGACTGTCGTTCGCAAGACTGATTCCCGTCTTGATGCAGTGACAGACCGGCAAGATGGTTTTTCATCGAGGCAGGAACAAAGGGAGGGGGAAGCTGGCGGTATTGCGGATAACGGCGCTACTGCCCGGATGACAGATTAACGCTTGGCCATCGAGGCCCACAGAATAGATCGCGACCGTTGTGCCCCCGCTTCAAGCAGGCGCACAACGGTTGATCAGCGCAACAGCATCAGAACAACTTGCGGCCCTTGTTGGCAGCAATACGCATACGCAGGGCGTTGAGCTTGATGAAGCCAGCAGCATCCGCCTGGTTGTAAGCGCCGCCATCTTCTTCGAAGGTGGCGATGTTGGCGTCGAACAACGACTCGTCGGACTTGCGACCGGTAACGATCACGTTGCCCTTGTACAGTTTCAGGCGAACCACGCCGTTCACGTGCACCTGGGAAGCGTCGATCATCTGTTGCAGCATCAGACGCTCAGGGCTCCACCAGTAGCCGGTGTAGATCAGGCTGGCATACTTGGGCATCAGCTCGTCTTTGAGGTGAGCCACTTCACGGTCCAGGGTGATCGATTCGATCGCCCGGTGGGCGCGTAGCATGATGGTGCCGCCTGGGGTTTCGTAGCAGCCACGGGACTTCATGCCCACGTAACGGTTCTCGACGATGTCGAGACGACCGATACCGTGTTCGCCACCAATACGGTTGAGGGTCGCCAGCACGGTGGCCGGGGTCATTTCGACGCCGTCCAATGCAACGATGTCGCCGTTGCGGTAGGTCAGTTCCAGGTACTGCGGTTTATCTGGAGCGTTCTCCGGGGAGACGGTCCATTTCCACATGTCTTCTTCGTGCTCGGTCCAGGTATCTTCCAGCACGCCGCCTTCATAGGAGATGTGCAGCAGGTTGGCATCCATCGAGTACGGGGATTTCTTCTTGCCATGGCGCTCGATCGGGATCGCGTGCTTCTCGGCGTAGTCCATCAGCTTCTCGCGGGACAGCAGGTCCCACTCACGCCATGGAGCAATGACTTTTACCCCTGGCTTGAGGGCATAGGCACCCAGCTCAAAACGAACCTGGTCGTTGCCTTTGCCGGTGGCACCGTGGGAAATGGCGTCAGCACCGGTTTCATTGGCGATTTCGATGAGGCGTTTGGCGATCAACGGACGTGCGATGGAAGTACCCAGCAGGTACTCGCCTTCGTATACGGTGTTGGCACGGAACATCGGGAACACGAAATCACGCACGAATTCTTCGCGCAGATCGTCGATGTAGATTTCTTTGACGCCCATGGCTTGTGCCTTGGCGCGAGCCGGTTCGACCTCTTCGCCTTGACCCAGGTCAGCGGTGAATGTCACCACTTCACAGTTATAAGTATCCTGCAGCCACTTGAGGATCACCGAAGTGTCCAGGCCGCCGGAATACGCCAGAACGACCTTGTTTACGTCCGCCATGCCATCACTCCACGGGGTTCTACGGAAAGCCGATAAGTCTAACGCTGCGAGCGGATAAATTACAGAGGCGCGACAGCTTATGACGACGAAGCGACAGATTATGTCGAGCGGGCGACGATTTCGACGGGTTCAGGAGGTCGCTGCCGCGCCACCCGCAGAGCTGACTTGAGGGGCAGGATCGGCCGCAGGTTCGAGTCGTTCGAGCTGCACGCTGACCCGACGGTTTTTCGCCCGGTTGGCGGCACTGCTGTTGGGTGCCACTGGATACCGTTCGCCGTGAAAGCGCAGGGTCACCTGTGATTCCTGGATGCCGTTGGCCTTGAGGTAATCCATCACGGCCAGCGCCCTGCGTCGCGACAGGTCACGGTTGGTCAGGCGATTGCCGCTGTTATCGGAATGGCCGTCAATTTGAATATGATTGACCGTCGGATCGGCCTTCATGAAGCTCAGCATGGCCTGCAAGCGGCTTTTCGCCTGTGCATCCAGTTCGATTCCGCCCCCTGGAAAACCTACCGCCGCCTGCTTCACCTGCTCGTAGTTCATCGGTAGCAATTTGGCTACGCAGCCCTGGTAATCGGCATAGGCCTTGCTGAAACTGACCGGCAGCAGGCGCACTTCCGACACTCGCCCGTCAGGCGCGGAATGCCGGATCAACGGACTGC from Pseudomonas sp. S04 encodes the following:
- a CDS encoding PA3496 family putative envelope integrity protein is translated as MSTGKEQLDVEDDFAPVESDDAEPMVEVAKTNLNKRRTIDNLLEERRLQKQLADYDFDL
- a CDS encoding response regulator transcription factor, translating into MNKVLIVDDHPVIRLAVRMLMERHGYEVIAETDNGVDALQLAREHMPDIVILDIGIPKLDGLEVIARLNSMSFSVKVLVLTSQTPGHFSMRCMQAGAIGYVCKQQELTELLSAIKAVLSGYSYFPNQALHSVRSSLGNTSESDMVERLSGREMMVLQQLARGKTNKEIADGMFLSNKTVSTYKTRLLLKLNARSLVDLIELAQRNGLV
- a CDS encoding argininosuccinate synthase, which encodes MADVNKVVLAYSGGLDTSVILKWLQDTYNCEVVTFTADLGQGEEVEPARAKAQAMGVKEIYIDDLREEFVRDFVFPMFRANTVYEGEYLLGTSIARPLIAKRLIEIANETGADAISHGATGKGNDQVRFELGAYALKPGVKVIAPWREWDLLSREKLMDYAEKHAIPIERHGKKKSPYSMDANLLHISYEGGVLEDTWTEHEEDMWKWTVSPENAPDKPQYLELTYRNGDIVALDGVEMTPATVLATLNRIGGEHGIGRLDIVENRYVGMKSRGCYETPGGTIMLRAHRAIESITLDREVAHLKDELMPKYASLIYTGYWWSPERLMLQQMIDASQVHVNGVVRLKLYKGNVIVTGRKSDESLFDANIATFEEDGGAYNQADAAGFIKLNALRMRIAANKGRKLF
- a CDS encoding flagellar protein MotY, with the translated sequence MRQRYLALLSVFASLPAMALTFQTRLESTEWKVEGDKFECRLSQPITDFGAGEFVRRAGEQATFRLKAYNPMLSGGSATLLAAAAPWQPGRADINLGSVRLGSGEVLFNSSQAQAGRLIGGLMEGRSPLIRHSAPDGRVSEVRLLPVSFSKAYADYQGCVAKLLPMNYEQVKQAAVGFPGGGIELDAQAKSRLQAMLSFMKADPTVNHIQIDGHSDNSGNRLTNRDLSRRRALAVMDYLKANGIQESQVTLRFHGERYPVAPNSSAANRAKNRRVSVQLERLEPAADPAPQVSSAGGAAATS